The Microplitis mediator isolate UGA2020A chromosome 8, iyMicMedi2.1, whole genome shotgun sequence genome has a window encoding:
- the LOC130673771 gene encoding muscle M-line assembly protein unc-89 isoform X8 has product MVDGYDSMEPGENAEGHPDSNSQTNDHSFCEDDLERAKDSNSQQTPTTTISTIALQSGDTRLVIALLQSGEWLRLKVLEVYPELTRLGTTVDEAKRLSAAHDEVLVRLQSKQSPVEELLRQADQLISTQRPRAEVYAAMADTLGQAWRDVNSLLELQKQILDHNVLFKCRAEEFKVNAKALEKACTDTLLPIEIEVVKKFLTRIHDLRKAMLSSLMGALQEGRTLLDCLREIANEGTLDSRPDRIKADANNAVLQVEKWLEELHDQRTRIELSFTNRKTQLEQCLALALLATDLRDLEEIINDRMAALRASSDQLGDSSSSAGLLLFELKKLQLDAKELQERSLKITKSTERLVSAKHFAGEQATAQAYVILETATEYVNELDQYEGLLNRAIAFFESARSAFTKLDQLEIQLATTEHPPHSPQLARFHAQTSATLTEVTSSPLAEGYSLLDVTGRGAPGAEGVKRTVEELENRKIRLLERCTAHKEENVRITKGLAIFFEKYEELRSWLNGIADAFLRGHQDMGSDLPMAKDFYKMHCQLLEDLGKRGDEIDEALSVLSGTIMEITDERQRVAQKKHVEDRVDALRDSWLDCRHTVEARLHLSALYVDFHEAAAALGKELDEVENEFKKNSDNVEEGKIDNLEKRWNELRPLYMRLTSCGSVFLTEADRCTDAYLDILRARLCVETTLERFANRQLTVTESWENWQTSVVTTRERKIEQERRFEETTKTLAWASKFGEQLYPIITSESIKPSVILQDLESTQLGILPELKRAVTELDARIKSVESFTNGDDNVSERIKEKLSKVYEHLRTTATDYQNLLESLISIFDDLVQIENKTEEVNEIRHDLEKSTSGFLTESGRNDIRIKAETINKIRDSITEVLKNVEPAIDQVISRIKTQEPAEAAVQETEKLNNVFNLISASWETVCTDTKLKFDKRLLFCNFADDLDRIDADLMHLSEQLAGSAESGHRFTGDSLPAAEAASSAFSQFEKTVTILEERIKAFIKSTENNVELTTPESAPVINRELFKLQERWDQLKRLSEATRERINSSIEYFRLLEEAKNWYRDGNKLMIVIARKSSSAKTPEEVLECLTAIDGYLKPGEELQEKRIEKIRDLSTRIFGTDRLPQFNEVVVENRETLDSFAVITSELRTLAQNLKNSADIFEEKQREKKREEEELRKLNVARAEAQAAYEAEIERKKLETIMEDKKKQEHALKSSVSAQTEEELKVVEETVTSAVTTKEIIILQKTEVEEDLPVLMPPIPSVYNQVKESTTNIKKTQVEELVLPDPPRFIVPLNDSTIEEGNRFIFECKLEHGKPKPEIIWYKDGISILNNPDYLTSYNEETGQCILNIEETFAEDSARFICKAFNTAGVAETGATLTIKETAPEQQLSPPTFVKELLPSVATKGSPHFLSCTVTGNPLPTVQWFKDNTNIEDSSPDYAITYNNGEAVLKFTEVLPDDRGVYTCKAKNKLGQASTSANLQVQAAEIDEKKTVEVIQSNGISSLTPEPSEESKEIISKVSFIKEHKIIQESRIIKIESHTEEMGGSASHIIPDASAQEITTSVNQEEIVVPVKVETGVVKSPEMPELFKVPELIKPSVQLPLKDVQVFEGNTVRLDCVIIGQPEPEVIWYHDDQPVKESADFQLLFQGDRCSLIIHEAFLDDAGKYKVVAINSQGEISSHCVLSVIPSSEAAKKSTVGTAPQFVKLIADVLVSEGEDAIFECQVTGEPKPDLRWYFNNEEIVFVHERITMTHDETGNCTLKISSTTAEDKGNYVAKAINLIGEAKAIARLVVKPASNESFKREELIPMEEKFVAPSFEEVFEDKRVVLPGVSTKFECIVHGKPTPKIQWMFNEKPVHGKSFLVSVSGDRQVLTIPETSQEHVGFISCVAENTAGKATCTTQLDVKGAEETQFTTAKGVEDVKDNLLPLGDEMQATSSTEKHFITERSTLPSDQVDESSLTKMSSSFSQSSTTKSCCTKEFKSSTTSSSVITEPQFKPAPGNVVTKSHVESREYSSQQNGGPPVVQSHKVEEYEQIVQDTPGQLRQEKTKIVTEGNVSLKMQKPMRKNVAPRFVSPLTGMIVDQGHDVVLEGVIDGFPTPTITWMKNGQDIKEGIRITFEHNHVRLELKNVNVRDAGRYTCTAVNDIGNASSTADLVVKKTIFPPVFGKRLQAQVVKKGDRVLMEVEITGTPEPTVTWYKDDEPLIDVDGQLKQIGNCYLLIIDAAEKRHAGKYMVHAVNAGGEGQSIADFAVFEPTPDTMVEVHKTIVYENVADKNLKLEEKKSELPSAALTAEHIATTTIQPSSTLKTLNPSSGSTPSSKIRKIELIGQKNGQHTEEVIEKATRSEMISSTIESHQSETKSEQKFHMKLQHQAPDLFGTDTPAAPTVTTTTTKISTKETQKGGEPVSTRTTEFMESKTTEKDLAEENENVETTTIAKKDALSFFESMSKDSELTPKGPKAMIKLTEEDKDGNYDVKVDKLTKNYERSTKFEEVKKPVPEAPAKKSVQDISHKFETPVITKGVDNVMIDFPYDDYKLPALNIQRTVLEDTTASGSPIHGTLTISRLVAQSESAEKMLSGFNLVPEPPPEIGYMPKSEEEVKKGIDVSSKAKQLQEFHKKSVDAPIGGVKIFPSAPPVKSQVSQVKETKPTTCIPPPFELSESKEFSKKEVVEECCIKKDIHRKEDIKVSTASPAPLSPPKTEQTDKWWSSTSDLETRSHISTDLSDYRCQSGASSQFEGRPSSPKPSADGIAMEKYWAKSKTTEANRKSWPPQAAGKETTKTFTKREEWKEPEVGYKTSTHENRDEVEEIPGGGITKTHIESTSSLETRSWSTRENQIQQTTIEKPTPPPPKPIIKPVRVPSPPPKPAPAPAPVTMYKAETTKVDHIVNSVQEKSIMEKYSSECEFNKTESMEKMSSYEELKAPGLVKAISPKPVVQLYHPAGDAPKPEPIKTFQESKSMFKGTLATAPKRPVVQLYHPSTETPREPTIILEPGPPPEMGYAPPPPMCERKMECFEKTMEMSVHSHKKEDAPPIPPKDARKTPPPLPAKKVEPFTCPRMCTAPAPSTFARGQFIESDYESDFESCKSKWRVCESENDEPKYRKVQAPTPRQPRPRSTEPGPLPPSSFEIPPPELTGPPRPCVTPDYSTEHTASTTNKKTSSMMSRHERSAKQQQHYQNQGFPQDTAVNLPKPGSPPIFVHPKTTPEPPKSKTRTFQQESGYMADTDEPFYQREANTVIQKTCGKNDGSSMSSSSYESKQFMESKTFMSSSSNQRREESSSSFSSCPTVQTPASKAQMQRSCYEKSYMSSAPTNTTRSFKNDKEETNYSWSQNQKLNSAPSPSRFARGEFRESDYESDYEGRIPPLWKPRGESDIEDHSYKSVKSNLTAFNY; this is encoded by the exons atggtcgACGGGTACGATTCTATGGAGCCCGGAGAAAATGCAGAGGGCCATCCCGATTCAAATTCACAAACGAACGATCATTCATTCTGTGAAGATGATTTGGAACGTGCCAAGGACTCAAATTCTCAACAAACACCTACAACTACCATTAGCACGATCGCACTACAGAGTGGCGACACACGGCTTGTTATTGCTCTTCTTCAA AGTGGAGAATGGTTAAGATTAAAAGTGCTGGAAGTTTATCCGGAATTAACGAGACTCGGTACAACGGTAGATGAAGCAAAAAGACTGTCAGCTGCACATGACGAGGTACTTGTACGTCTTCAAAGTAAGCAAAGTCCAGTTGAAGAATTACTTAGACAAGCGGATCAACTAATCTCGACTCAAAGACCTCGCGCAGAAGTATATGCTGCTATGGCTGATACTCTGGGTCAAGCTTGGAGAGACGTTAATTCTCTTCTTGAGCTTCAAAAGCAGATATTAGATCATAATGTTCTTTTCAAATG TCGGGCTGAAGAATTTAAAGTAAATGCCAAAGCACTTGAAAAAGCTTGTACTGATACGTTGCTTCCCATTGAGATAGaagtagttaaaaaattcctcACTAGAATTCACGATTTAAGGAAAGCGATGCTTAGTTCGCTGATGGGTGCTCTGCAAGAAGGTCGAACTCTGTTAGATTGTCTCAGGGAAATAGCCAACGAGGGTACACTAGATTCACGACCAGATAGAATAAAAGCCGACGCTAATAacg cTGTTCTTCAAGTTGAGAAGTGGTTGGAAGAATTACATGACCAAAGAACCCGCATCGAGCTGTCTTTTACTAATAGAAAGACTCAATTAGAGCAGTGTCTAGCCTTAGCACTTCTTGCCACTGATTTACGGGACCTGGAAGAAATAATAAACGATCGGATGGCAGCCCTACGTGCCAGCAGTGACCAACTGGGCGATTCTTCATCAAGTGCCGGACTTTTGTtgtttgaattgaaaaaattacagctTGACGCTAAAGAACTGCAAGAACGTTCTTTGAAAATAACTAAATCAACAGAGAGATTGGTATCAGCAAAACACTTCGCAGGTGAACAGGCCACGGCACAGGCTTACGTGATCCTCGAGACCGCGACGGAATATGTTAATGAGTTAGATCAGTATGAAGGTTTACTGAATCGAGCGATAGCTTTCTTTGAATCTGCACGATCA gcatTTACAAAATTAGATCAGCTAGAGATTCAATTAGCAACGACCGAACATCCTCCACACTCCCCACAACTTGCTCGTTTTCACGCCCAAACTTCAGCAACGCTCACGGAAGTAACTTCTAGTCCGCTTGCAGAGGGTTATTCTCTGCTCGATGTCACGGGAAGAGGAGCGCCCGGTGCAgag ggtGTTAAGCGAACCGTCGAAGAGTTGGAAAACCGGAAGATACGTCTCCTTGAACGTTGCACCGCGCATAAGGAAGAAAATGTCAGGATCACAAAGGGCCTGGCGATCTTCTTTGAAAAATACGAAGAGTTGCGATCGTGGCTCAATGGCATTGCCGATGCGTTTTTACGCGGGCATCAGGACATGGGAAGTGATCTGCCGATGGCTAAAGACTTTTATAAAATGCACTGTCAATTGCTGGAGGACTTGGGTAAACGGGGAGACGAAATTGATGAAGCATTGTCGGTTTTGTCGGGTACAATTATGGAAATCACTGACGAAAGACAACGAGTTGCGCAGAAGAAACATGTTGAAGATCGTGTCGATGCCTTGAGAGACTCCTGGTTGGATTGCAGGCATACTGTCGAAGCGAGACTTCATCTTAGTGCTCTTTATGTTGACTTTCATGAAGCAGCAGCTGCTTTGGGTAAAGAACTTGATGAAGTTGAGAAcgaatttaagaaaaattccGATAATGTCGAGGAAgggaaaattgataatttagaAAAACGGTGGAATGAATTGCGACCTCTGTACATGAGACTGACTAGCTGCGGATCAGTATTTTTAACAGAAGCTGATCGG TGCACTGATGCGTACTTGGACATCCTGCGTGCACGACTGTGCGTAGAAACGACCTTGGAACGCTTCGCTAACAGGCAACTAACCGTGACTGAATCATGGGAGAACTGGCAGACTTCGGTTGTTACAACAAGGGAGCGAAAAATTGAACAAGAAAGACGATTTGAAGAAACCACTAAAACACTAGCATGGGCATCTAAGTTTGGCGAACAGCTGTATCCCATCATAACGTCTGAGTCTATTAAACCATCGGTTATTCTTCAGGATCTTGAAAGCACGCAGCTGGGTATTCTTCCAGAACTTAAGAGGGCTGTTACTGAGTTAGACGCGAGGATCAAGAGCGTTGAAAGTTTCACGAATGGag atgaCAACGTGAGCGAacgaataaaagaaaaattatcaaaagttTACGAGCATCTTCGAACGACCGCGACTGattatcaaaatttgttaGAATCACTGATCTCTATTTTCGATGATCTTGTccag attgaaaataaaacagaAGAAGTAAATGAAATTCGTCATGATTTAGAGAAATCAACGTCAGGATTTTTAACAGAATCAGGTCGAAATGATATACGAATAAAAGcagaaacaataaataaaatacgtgaCTCGATAACGGAAGTACTTAAAAATGTTGAACCGGCAATTGATCAAGTGATATCGAGAATTAAAACTCAAGAGCCTGCAGAAGCTGCCGTGCAagaaacagaaaaattaaacaacgtttttaatttaatttctgcGAGCTGGGAAACCGTTTGTACGGatactaaattaaaattcgacAAACGTTTgcttttttgtaattttgctGATGACTTGGATCGTATTGACGCGGATCTTATGCATTTAAGTGAACAATTAGCCGGTAGTGCTGAGTCAGGACATCGTTTTACTGGTGACTCTTTGCCAGCGGCTGAGGCTGCTTCTTCGGCTTTTTCACAATTCGAAAAAACAGTCAcg attttagaGGAAAGAATAAAAGCATTTATAAAATCAACCGAAAATAATGTTGAATTAACAACACCAGAATCAGCACCGGTGATAAATCGTGAGCTTTTTAAACTTCAAGAGCGATGGGATCAATTAAAACGATTGTCCGAAGCCACAAGAGAACGAATTAATTCAAGTATTGAGTACTTCAGGCTTCTTGAGGAGGCTAAAAATTGGTATCGAGACGGAAATAAGCTGATGATTGTAATAGCAAGAAAATCATCATCAGCAAAGACCCCAGAAGAGGTACTGGAATGCCTGACAGCGATTGATGGATACTTGAAACCCGGCGAGGAACTTCAGGAGAAACGTATTGAGAAAATTCGTGATTTATCAACAAGAATCTTTGGTACTGATCGGCTACCGCAGTTCAACGAAGTCGTTGTAGAAAATCGCGAGACCCTAGACTCGTTTGCAGTGATAACATCTGAATTACGTACATTAGCACAAAACTTGAAAAACTCAGCGGATATTTTCGAAGAGAAACAACGTGAGAAAAAACGCGAAGAGGAGGAATTGAGGAAATTAAATGTTGCTAGGGCAGAAGCACAGGCTGCTTACGAAGCAGAAATCGAACGAAAAAAACTTGAAACCATTATGGAGGATAAAAAGAAACAAGAACATGCGTTAAAAAGTTCTGTATCTGCACAAACCGAGGAAGAGCTAAAGGTAGTCGAAGAAACGGTAACCTCAGCAGTTACCactaaagaaataattattctgcaaaag ACAGAAGTAGAGGAAGATTTACCGGTTCTCATGCCGCCGATTCCATCAGTTTACAATCAAGTGAAAGAATCCActacaaatattaaaaaaactcaagttGAAGAACTTGTTTTACCTGATCCACCTAGATTTATAGTGCCGCTGAATGACTCGACCATTGAGGAAGGCAACCGATTTATCTTTGAATGTAAATTAGAGCACGGAAAACCAAAGCCCGAAATTATCTGGTACAAAGACGGTATCTCGATCCTCAATAATCCGGATTACTTGACGAGTTATAATGAAGAAACTGGTcagtgtattttaaatatcgagGAAACATTCGCTGAGGATTCTGCGAGATTTATTTGCAAAGCTTTTAATACCGCTGGAGTCGCTGAAACTGGAGCTACGCTTACGATAAAAG agACCGCACCAGAGCAACAACTAAGTCCTCCTACCTTTGTGAAAGAGCTGCTGCCATCAGTTGCCACTAAAGGCTCTCCTCATTTCTTGTCGTGTACAGTGACCGGTAATCCTCTTCCGACAGTCCAGTGGTTCAAAGATAACACCAACATTGAAGACTCTTCTCCCGATTACGCGATAACGTACAATAACGGCGAGGCTGTATTGAAGTTCACCGAAGTATTACCGGATGATCGCGGTGTCTATACATGCAAAGCGAAAAATAAACTAGGACAGGCGTCTACTTCAGCAAACTTACAAGTACAGG cAGCCGAAATAGATGAAAAGAAAACAGTGGAAGTGATTCAGTCAAATGGAATATCCAGTTTAACTCCAGAACCCAGTGAAGaaagtaaagaaataatttccaaGGTCAGTTTTATAAAGGAGcacaaaataattcaagagtcacgaataataaaa ATTGAAAGTCACACTGAAGAGATGGGAGGGAGTGCCAGTCACATTATACCTGATGCTTCTGCTCAGGAAATAACAACCTCCGTTAATCAGGAAGAAATTGTTGTTCCTGTTAAGGTTGAAACCGGTGTAGTTAAGAGTCCGGAGATGCCAGAGCTCTTTAAAGTGCCCGAGCTTATTAAACCCAGTGTACAATTACCGCTTAAAGATGTACAAGTATTTGAAGGTAATACTGTGAGACTAGACTGCGTGATTATCGGTCAGCCTGAACCTGAA GTAATTTGGTATCACGACGATCAACCGGTTAAAGAATCCGCTGATTTCCAATTGCTATTTCAAGGTGACAGATGCTCTCTAATTATTCATGAAGCTTTTCTTGATGACGCTGGTAAATATAAAGTAGTTGCTATTAACAGTCAAGGTGAAATTTCAAGCCACTGCGTTTTATCAGTTATAC cATCTTCGGAAGCTGCCAAAAAGTCCACAGTTGGTACTGCGCCCCAGTTCGTTAAATTAATAGCCGACGTTTTGGTATCTGAAGGTGAAGATGCGATTTTCGAGTGTCAAGTAACCGGAGAACCTAAACCAGATTTGAGATGGTACTTCAACAATGAAGAGATAGTATTTGTTCATGAAAGAATAACAATGACACACGATGAGACGGGTAATTGTACTCTGAAAATATCATCGACTACGGCTGAAGATAAAGGAAACTATGTAGCCAAAGCGATAAATCTTATTGGTGAAGCCAAAGCAATAGCCCGACTAGTAGTTAAACCAGCGAGCAATGAATCATTCAAACGGGAAGAATTGATTCCGATGGAAGAAAAATTTGTCGCTCCGTCATTTGAAGAagtttttgaagacaaacgtgtTGTCTTGCCGGGAGTTTCTACTAAATTTGAATGTATTGTTCATGGGAAGCCGACTCCAAAG ATCCAATGGATGTTCAACGAGAAACCTGTGCAcggaaaaagttttttagtgTCTGTAAGTGGTGACAGACAAGTTCTAACGATACCGGAAACAAGTCAAGAACACGTGGGCTTTATCTCATGTGTTGCTGAGAATACTGCGGGCAAAGCGACATGTACTACGCAACTCGACGTTaaag GAGCTGAAGAGACACAATTTACAACGGCCAAGGGGGTGGAGGACGTAAAAGATAATTTGTTACCTCTTGGGGACGAAATGCAGGCTACGAGCAGTACCGAAAAACACTTCATCACCGAAAGAAGTACATTACCCAGTGACCAAGTGGATGAGAGCAGTCTCACCAAAATGTCATCCTCTTTCTCTCAGTCGTCAACGACTAAATCCTGTTGTACTAAAGAATTTAAATCCTCAACGACATCGTCTAGTGTAATTACTGAGCCGCAGTTTAAACCAGCACCGGGTAATGTTGTTACAAAATCTCATGTTGAAAGCAGAGAGTACAGTTCTCAGCAGAATGGAGGCCCGCCAGTTGTCCAG agtCACAAAGTCGAAGAATACGAGCAAATTGTTCAAGATACCCCAGGTCAACTGCGAcaagaaaaaaccaaaataGTAACAGAGGGTAATGTTTCGCTGAAGATGCAAAAGCCGATGAGGAAAAATGTCGCTCCCAGATTTGTATCACCGTTGACGGGAATGATTGTCGATCAGGGGCATGACGTTGTCCTTGAAGGAGTGATTGATG gtTTTCCAACGCCAACAATCACTTGGATGAAAAACGGCCAGGATATAAAAGAAGGAATAAGGATAACGTTTGAGCACAATCATGTGCgacttgaattgaaaaatgtaAATGTTAGAGATGCTGGTAGATATACTTGTACGGCTGTTAATGATATTGGAAATGCCAGCAGTACAGCAGATTTAGTTGTTAAAA aaacaATTTTCCCGCCGGTCTTCGGAAAACGTCTTCAAGCACAAGTAGTAAAAAAAGGCGACCGCGTATTAATGGAAGTTGAGATAACAGGAACACCAGAGCCAACAGTCACGTGGTACAAAGATGACGAGCCTCTGATTGATGTTGATGGACAACTGAAACAAATTggaaattgttatttattaattattgatgcag cTGAAAAACGTCATGCTGGCAAGTATATGGTTCATGCAGTAAACGCTGGTGGTGAGGGACAAAGTATAGCTGATTTTGCAGTCTTTGAGCCAACTCCAGATACTATGGTAGAAGTTCATAAAACAATTGTCTATGAAAATGTTgctgacaaaaatttaaag ttGGAAGAAAAGAAGAGCGAACTACCATCAGCAGCATTAACAGCCGAGCATATAGCGACCACTACAATACAGCCAAGTTCAACATTGAAAACATTGAACCCGAGCTCTGGGTCAACTCCGTCCTCGAAGATACGTAAAATAGAACTGATAGGACAGAAAAATGGTCAGCATACTGAAGAAGTAATTGAGAAAGCAACGCGATCTGAAATGATATCATCGACGATAGAATCTCACCAAAGTGAGACAAAGTCTGAGCAAAAGTTCCACATGAAGCTTCAACATCAAGCTCCGGATTTGTTTGGTACTGACACTCCTGCTGCTCCTACTGTGACGACTACAACCACGAAAATCAGTACTAAGGAAACTCAGAAAGGTGGAGAGCCTGTTTCAACTCGCACTACAGAGTTCATGGAGTCAAAGACAACTGAAAAGGATCTCGCTGAAGAGAATGAGAATGTAGAGACGACGACAATTGCCAAGAAAGACGCATTGAGTTTCTTTGAATCGATGTCCAAAGACAGCGAATTGACACCGAAAGGCCCCAAAGCCATGATCAAGCTCACGGAAGAAGACAAAGATGGAAACTATGATGTCAAGGTGGACAAACTAACGAAAAATTACGAACGATCGACTAAATTTGAAGAGGTTAAAAAACCAGTTCCTGAAGCCCCTGCTAAAAAATCTGTTCAGGATATTTCTCATAAGTTTGAAACTCCAGTAATAACTAAAGGCGTTGATAATGTTATGATTGATTTTCCCTACGACGATTATAAATTGCCGGCTCTTAATATTCAGAGAACTGTTCTTGAAGACACAACAGCATCGGGTTCTCCTATTCATGGTACGTTAACTATTTCCCGGCTTGTTGCTCAGTCTGAGAGCGCTGAAAAAATGTTATCAGGTTTTAATCTCGTGCCAGAGCCTCCGCCAGAAATTGGCTACATGCCAAAGTCCGAggaagaagttaaaaaaggaATAGATGTATCATCAAAAGCAAAACAACTTCAGGAATTCCATAAAAAATCCGTTGATGCTCCGATTGGTGGCGTTAAAATTTTCCCAAGCGCTCCGCCAGTTAAATCTCAAGTTTCTCAAGTTAAAGAAACTAAACCAACGACTTGTATTCCGCCGCCGTTTGAACTCAGTGAGTCGaaagaattttctaaaaaagaaGTTGTCGAAGAGTGTTGTATTAAAAAAGATATACATAGAAAAGAAGATATAAAAGTGTCGACAGCCAGCCCAGCGCCTTTGTCGCCGCCAAAAACTGAGCAAACAGACAAGTGGTGGTCATCAACGTCTGACTTGGAGACACGTTCTCATATATCAACAGATTTATCAGACTACCGGTGTCAATCTGGTGCTTCTAGTCAGTTTGAAGGTCGTCCGTCTTCACCAAAACCATCAGCAGACGGCATTGCAATGGAGAAATACTGGGCTAAATCAAAGACCACTGAAGCTAATAGAAAATCTTGGCCACCGCAAGCTGCTGGTAAAGAGACGACTAAAACTTTTACTAAACGTGAGGAATGGAAAGAACCTGAGGTTGGTTACAAAACCTCTACGCACGAGAATAGGGACGAAGTTGAAGAGATTCCTGGCGGAGGAATCACTAAAACTCATATTGAGTCTACCAGCAGTTTGGAAACTCGATCATGGAGTACACGTGAGAATCAAATACAGCAGACAACTATTGAAAAACCTACTCCACCACCTCCAAAGCCTATTATTAAACCAGTAAGAGTTCCTTCACCGCCACCGAAACCAGCTCCAGCACCAGCACCAGTGACAATGTACAAAGCTGAAACAACCAAAGTTGATCATATTGTAAATTCCGTTCAAGAGAAATCTATCATGGAAAAATATTCATCTGAGTGTGAGTTCAATAAGACAGAGTCAATGGAAAAAATGAGTTCTTATGAAGAATTAAAAGCGCCGGGATTAGTTAAAGCTATTTCACCGAAACCAGTCGTTCAACTTTATCATCCTGCTGGAGATGCTCCAAAACCAGAGCCGATCAAAACGTTCCAAGAGTCAAAGTCGATGTTCAAAGGTACTTTGGCTACAGCTCCAAAACGTCCGGTTGTTCAGCTTTATCATCCGTCAACGGAGACACCAAGAGAGCcgacaattattttagaaCCAGGTCCACCACCAGAGATGGGTTATGCTCCACCGCCTCCAATGTGCGAGAGAAAAATGGAATGCTTTGAAAAAACAATGGAAATGTCAGTTCACTCGCACAAGAAAGAAGATGCGCCTCCGATTCCTCCAAAAGATGCGAGGAAAACTCCACCGCCTCTTCCAGCCAAAAAAGTGGAGCCATTCACCTGTCCTCGAATGTGTACTGCACCAGCGCCTTCTACTTTTGCCAGAGGTCAATTTATTGAGTCGGACTACGAATCCGACTTCGAGTCATGCAAATCTAAATGGCGAGTTTGTGAAAGTGAAAACGATGAGCCTAAATACAGAAAAGTCCAAGCACCAACACCAAGACAACCCAGGCCTAGATCAACTGAGCCCGGACCATTGCCTCCATCTAGCTTTGAAATACCGCCTCCAGAATTAACTGGACCACCTAGACCTTGTGTCACTCCTGATTATTCAACTGAACACACAGCATCAACTACCAACAAAAAAACCAGCTCAATGATGAGTAGACACGAGAGAAGTGCTAAGCAACAGCAGCATTACCAAAATCAAGGTTTCCCTCAGGACACTGCTGTCAATCTTCCTAAGCCAGGATCTCCGCCGATCTTTGTCCACCCAAAAACTACTCCCGAGCCTCCGAAATCCAAGACCAGAACTTTCCAGCAGGAGAGCGGGTACATGGCTGATACTGATGAACCATTTTATCAACGAGAAGCAAATACTGTTATTCAAAAAACTTGCGGCAAAAATGACGGCTCTTCAATGTCATCGAGTTCTTACGAATCAAAACAATTTATGGAGAGCAAAACTTTCATGAGCTCGTCGTCAAACCAACGGAGAGAAGAATCATCTTCTTCATTTTCATCTTGTCCGACTGTTCAAACTCCAGCTTCTAAAGCGCAAATGCAACGAAGTTGCTACGAAAAATCATACATGTCTTCTGCACCAACGAACACTACTAGATCGTTTAAAAATGACAAG gaagaAACAAATTATTCCTGGTcgcaaaatcaaaaattaaattcagctcCTAGTCCATCCAGATTCGCACGCGGCGAATTTAGAGAAAGTGACTACGAGAGTGATTATGAAGGACGTATTCCACCGCTATGGAAACCCCGCGGTGAATCAGATATCGAGGATCATTCATATAAATCCGTTAAATCAAATTTGACag ctTTCAACTACTAA